The genomic segment AGTCTACATGATACCCGCAAACCATCCCAATTTAGTCCAAGGAGGATTACCCCCAGGATTATTAGGCCAGCAAGTCTTACAACCCGGACAAAACGTAACCGTCATGCAACCCAACCAACTGGGCATGCCCGGAGGGGTCCAATACAACGTTCCTATCATGCCAATGAATGTTCCACCGAATTCCCAATACATGCACGGAGGGATCAATCTGAACACGCAGCTATCCGCGCAGCAATTGAACGCAGCTTTAGCGGGGCAGCAACTAACGAATCCTAACTTGGGAACTATACCGATAGTCCAAGCCCCGCCCCCCTCGTCGCCAATGTCGAACCCACCACAAATACCGATAACCCAACCGCCGCCAGTACAGCAAATAGTCCCACAAAATTCATTCGTGACGCCAATGTCGCAGTGCGCTGCAATGCCGCCACAGTACATGGTGCCACCTAATTCTGGAACATTAACAGTACCAGGTAGTAATCCTAATGTTCCTAACGTCCAGTACAACATGCAGACAAGTCAGAACACAAACAGTGCCAATAACGGTAACGGACAGACCAATACAACAAGTGAAACTGATACTTCCAATACAGCGACAAATCAAACTAACTACATCACGTCATCGTCACAAGACAATAATGGATATTTGCCAGCGCAGGCGACGCAAAATAACGGGCAGCAGAGTTTCACGGCGGATGGAAGTAGTCCGCAGACTGCAAGCTTCACTCCGAGCCAGCCTGTCACGCAACCCAACTACGGAACGAATGGTAATCAGAACGGGTCGTACGCGACCCAAACGACAACGACGCAGCCGCCAACAGGGTACAATCCCACCAACGGATCCAGCCAAACATCCGCTCAGAACTACGGAAACGGGGCCGCTTCTAACTCCCAAAATACATCGCAAACAAATTTCTCGCCGTCATCGACTCCAGCTCCTAACCAGTCGTATCCTAGCATGCCTAACGTAGCGTACCCGCCAACTCAAAACCCTCAGAATCCGTACCCGAACGCGACTGGTCAGAACATGGCAGCTTATGCGAACAACCAGTACCAATACACGAGTAGGCCGTGGTTCAGGCCGCGGTACGGGTCTCCTCAGGGGTCCCCATACAACTCCGGGGGAGTCCCACCGAATGGCCCGCCCATGCCAGTACCTCCTCCTTCAGGCAACTATAATTATTGGCAGGACAGCTGACTGGAGGAGTAATTTTAGAGTTATTAAAGCTCTagctttattttaataaagctGTTTTTCCTCTATGATATCTGGACCTCGAAGATTGAATAATGAATGCATAGATGGGAAGATGCGATATGTACCTACCTCTAATATTTAACTTACCTTTATAGTTTCGATTCTCTTCCTTCTTAATTCATAGTTTAAGGTCTCATCCTgtttttctgttgtaatttccCATGGCTACTACTAGATACTTTTGTACTTACTTTACCTGTATCATCTTCCATCATGCCCACTTATTAGATGCTTTACTTAGGTTGTAAGATAGAAATAAGAgagatagtggtgctaatttctgtagacaccatctaattttaagttatacctatcattttcttatccgccgaaaaggaagggaTTGacgactgttaattttaaaataaatgaatgaatgaatataccgggcgaattaaataggcatctcgctgatatgcaacccgtttgatgtgTACTGTCAATTTAAGTCTctcattttttcatttttcattagccaatgtaaaatttttagagggtgttttagatttctgcctaaaattgacgtgacgTACATTTTATGGTTGTAGATTACCCGTACCTTTctttttaggcggataagaaaatgacaggtataacttaaaattatacggTGTCTACTTGAATTGGcaccattttataattataaataacaaattaCATTTATGAAATGTATAAAGAAAACTATTATGAAATACAATGACCATTACTGTAATTTCGTAAGGAACcttttatttttctctattGAAAGATCCCTATTTTACGTTTAAAAGTTTGCATAGAGCATCACGAatcacggacctccgcggagcTATAGGTTTTTCGTCTTTTCTTATATTTTGAACTTGACATTCAAACGTCAACAGTGCGTCAAAAGCAAACCAAACCGTTGATTTTCGAAACAAAAACTAAACATTTCTCTAATCCTTATtcaccttcttctatcgtgtgggttgtgaggtggattaccaaccccatcaaccttggtgtcagggtcatcAGACCTATACAAAGAGAACCAcgtttacaaagagaaatattACTTTACATCATATCAATCCAAAAACGATGAACGCAGAAAACCGTTACCCAGTGACCGCTTCGCTGTTCATGCTTCGGGAAATAAAACATCGTCAGGAAAGGGTCAATCGGGGTTACCAGCTGTTGAAGCGGAAGGCCGAAGCTCTACGCATCAAAGGGCGTCAAGCGGCGGCAGAATTGGCGGCGACGCAAGGAGTACTAGGGCATACATTGCGGGAAGCGTACATATCTCTCGCTGCTGTAAAGTTCACTAACGGAGAAAGCAATGCTATGGTGCTTGAAAACATTGGAGAGGTAAATTAGACCAGTGCTTTTTGAGCAATCTGTGATACTTTACAACGATGGgaatggaagaagcgaaagtagtgTAACCcgcatttattgaaattatatccTAAGGTATACCGGTAGGTAATTGGAAGAAATTGCCGGTGCTTACACATATGTATTTCTACCAGAGTACTTCTCCCAGGGGAAATAGATTTCCATTAATTTCTACTACATTGACATTATAAAGCATGTTGTATTAGAGCAGTAGAAATGAATGGAAATCTATTTCCCCTGGGAGAAATACTTTGGTAGAAATAGGTGGAAGCACCGGAAAtagctaccttagcaataaggccgctttttGTACCAATTGTTTACATGTGATTGTTTATGTAATCTATTTCCTTTGTGTGCAATGAagagtcattgtattgtaagtactaGGATTGTTGCAAGGAATAACGAGTATCTGGTCTTTGCCATTAACTAGCTGCTGCTATAGGAATTGAATCCATTGCATACCTATAACCTTAGTTCTTCAATCCAAAAAATATCACACATTCTAACGAACAGGCGCAGGTTCGAGTTCAAAGGATCTCTGAGAACATTTCTGGCGTGTCCACCGTGTCTCTACAAGCAATAGAAGACCCAACTGCAAGCGACTCTCTACGCTACGCCGGCCTTGGAGCTGGGGGCCATAGGACCAGCGAGGCGAAGAGAGCCTTCCGAGAAGCCGTTCGAATACTCATCAAGTTTGCCTCCTTGAGAAACACATGTATATTGCTTGATGAAGCTATTAAGTCTACTCTCAGGTAATGCCCTGTGGGGAACTTCAGGATAGTGAAGTGGGTAATAAGATATCAAAGTAAATAAAGAGATCGAGTTCAATGACTCGTTTGTGGACCCGTATATCCAGTAGAGTAATGTAATTTGATTGATGATACATtacgtacccacaccttaccgagctttctgttagatcaacgtgataggtggtgagccgtatcgccgtctataaaccaactgtgttagtgaaaaacttCACTTAAGACATTAATTTatatcattggtgcaagtccggtaccggaatCCAAACCGACGCACCCcggttgagaagcaagccggtgtactacATAATCACAGTGACTAGGTATAATTGATtgataacggccttcgtggtccagtggtttgagcgttgggctcacgatccggaggtcccgggttcaaatcccggtgaggacacatcatgaaaatcactttgtgatctctagtttggttataggacattaccggctaatcacctggttgtccgaaagaaagatgatccgtgcttcggaaggtacattaagccgttggtcccggttactaatacTTGcttatgtaagttagtagtcgttacaagagccatgtcaggagtctttggcggctcaatagtaaccctgacaccaaggttgatggggttggtaatccacctcacaacccacacgatagatgaagattAATTGATAGGTGCTTTTGTTATTTACTCCTTAGGTAATTGATTTTTACCGTAGATAGGTTACCTACTCGTATATATTCGATAATTTCAGAAAGGTTAACGGCATTGAGAAAGTAATCATGCCGAAACTGCACAATACTGAAACTTATATTCTCATGGAAATGGACGAAAGGGTAAATTATACTTTGATTTC from the Pectinophora gossypiella chromosome 11, ilPecGoss1.1, whole genome shotgun sequence genome contains:
- the LOC126370825 gene encoding V-type proton ATPase subunit D-like; translated protein: MNAENRYPVTASLFMLREIKHRQERVNRGYQLLKRKAEALRIKGRQAAAELAATQGVLGHTLREAYISLAAVKFTNGESNAMVLENIGEAQVRVQRISENISGVSTVSLQAIEDPTASDSLRYAGLGAGGHRTSEAKRAFREAVRILIKFASLRNTCILLDEAIKSTLRKVNGIEKVIMPKLHNTETYILMEMDEREREEFHRLKMVKAKKVRTQALTTCRQEMSALATIDEGAISDSQPFDDPFKQSIECLTAYLNPCHTALSSSRTESSGDYKPACLPHNWDDDDLLF